The Candidatus Auribacterota bacterium genome contains a region encoding:
- a CDS encoding PHP domain-containing protein gives MSIDLHVHTKASDGLYSPADIVKMAVSAGVSVLGIADHDTVNGIDEARAAASKKELELIPGVEINSYNGDAEYHILGYFLDHKNSELLRALEELRAARIRRMHRIVSKLGLIGITVNPQEILGFAESGTVGRPHIAQALVRNGYATSIRDAFDRYIGAGKPAYAPRSKLTPVEAIDIIKTAGGLAALAHPGLWHGDALIPQLAAWGIIGIEVYSPDHTAVQVARYRDIARGLGLVALGGSDFHGWGDPARNKIGMASTPPEEFARLRDMSRKQRCHCS, from the coding sequence ATGAGTATCGACTTGCACGTGCACACGAAGGCTTCCGACGGCCTCTATTCACCAGCCGACATTGTAAAAATGGCCGTGAGCGCCGGGGTATCCGTTCTCGGGATAGCCGATCACGACACCGTGAACGGGATTGACGAGGCACGGGCCGCCGCATCGAAAAAGGAGCTCGAACTCATCCCCGGCGTTGAGATTAACTCCTACAATGGCGATGCCGAGTATCACATCCTGGGCTATTTCCTCGACCACAAAAATAGCGAGTTGCTCCGGGCGCTCGAAGAACTGAGGGCGGCGAGGATACGGCGCATGCACCGTATCGTCTCCAAGCTCGGCCTGATCGGCATAACCGTGAACCCCCAGGAGATCCTCGGGTTCGCCGAATCCGGCACCGTCGGCCGGCCGCACATCGCGCAGGCTCTGGTCAGGAACGGATATGCCACCTCGATCCGTGACGCATTTGACAGGTATATCGGGGCGGGGAAGCCCGCCTATGCCCCTCGATCAAAACTTACGCCGGTCGAGGCAATTGACATCATCAAGACAGCCGGCGGGCTCGCGGCGCTCGCACACCCCGGCCTATGGCATGGGGACGCACTCATTCCCCAGCTCGCCGCATGGGGAATCATCGGCATTGAGGTCTATTCACCCGATCACACTGCCGTGCAGGTCGCCCGCTATCGCGATATCGCGCGCGGCCTCGGCCTGGTCGCACTCGGGGGGAGCGATTTCCACGGCTGGGGCGATCCCGCGAGGAATAAAATCGGCATGGCCTCCACGCCGCCTGAGGAATTCGCCCGCCTCAGGGATATGTCGCGGAAGCAGCGCTGCCACTGCTCATAG